One genomic window of Acidimicrobiia bacterium includes the following:
- a CDS encoding oxidoreductase: MPGEKLHWTHLYEEVVTSGLCTGCAACVVACPHDVLGYDDKYKPFHLEEQGGPAGCVHGDKGCTLCTRACPRFRDWESDADTFLFGRKRAPTEVTGVWRKILLTRATDAEVLAKGQDGGTCSAVLIWCLDKGIIDGALVSFFDGDTLSWKAGSGVARSRQEVLESAGSRYTYSANTLAYKEAVEAGLEKLALVGMSCQASVPPIMATRGVRKVARRIVLSIGLLCSKTFDDRIFEDLLQCKYGLARTQISKMNIKGRLQLWTTDGGYLEVPLKECHEFTREGCKMCPDFSAEHGDLSLGGLGQTAGWTLTIVRTQRGEQIVDSMIAEGHLEARSGESDPATLSLLHRLAAKQRKRWPVTEAQPALVSEN; this comes from the coding sequence GTGCCTGGCGAAAAACTTCACTGGACGCATTTGTACGAAGAGGTCGTAACCTCTGGACTGTGCACGGGATGTGCAGCATGCGTCGTCGCTTGTCCACATGACGTGCTGGGGTACGACGACAAGTACAAGCCGTTTCATTTGGAAGAACAAGGGGGGCCTGCTGGCTGCGTTCACGGAGACAAGGGTTGCACGCTTTGCACAAGGGCTTGTCCTAGGTTTCGAGATTGGGAGAGTGACGCTGACACGTTTTTGTTTGGACGGAAACGTGCACCCACCGAGGTTACCGGCGTGTGGCGCAAAATTCTACTCACGAGAGCGACCGACGCAGAGGTTTTAGCAAAGGGCCAGGACGGCGGTACTTGCTCGGCGGTTCTTATTTGGTGTTTAGACAAAGGGATAATAGACGGTGCCCTGGTCAGCTTCTTCGATGGCGACACATTGTCTTGGAAAGCCGGCAGCGGTGTTGCCAGGTCGAGACAGGAGGTTTTGGAAAGTGCTGGCTCCCGGTACACCTACTCGGCCAACACCTTGGCGTATAAAGAGGCAGTAGAAGCCGGGCTAGAAAAGCTTGCCTTGGTTGGTATGTCGTGTCAGGCCAGTGTGCCTCCAATCATGGCTACTCGAGGAGTCCGGAAGGTGGCGCGCCGGATCGTCCTAAGCATCGGTCTTTTGTGCTCTAAAACTTTCGACGACCGCATTTTCGAAGACCTTCTACAGTGTAAATATGGTTTGGCCCGCACTCAGATTTCCAAGATGAACATCAAGGGCCGACTTCAACTCTGGACCACCGACGGTGGGTACCTAGAGGTGCCACTCAAGGAGTGCCACGAGTTCACGCGAGAGGGATGCAAGATGTGCCCCGATTTCTCGGCAGAGCACGGCGATCTGTCGCTTGGGGGACTCGGTCAGACTGCTGGATGGACTCTCACGATTGTACGAACCCAACGGGGCGAGCAGATTGTGGATTCAATGATTGCCGAGGGACATCTCGAGGCGAGATCGGGTGAGTCGGACCCCGCAACTCTTTCTTTGCTACACAGGCTCGCCGCTAAGCAGCGCAAGAGATGGCCGGTTACCGAGGCTCAGCCGGCACTTGTATCAGAGAACTGA
- a CDS encoding alpha/beta hydrolase produces MPFFHHRGVKIHYHESGSGPTVVYLHGLLHRNWMQNRLFDLASKRFRAVAMEFSGHGESDAPKDPSHYSLLEFASEVDALLRHVEVESAVVHGTSLGANVVLEMLVSYPTRLAGAVVEMPVLAGGYPFARVIFAPLAMALNATAPLVSAVASALSRIPRSNPNLGVFLDIVPKDPRQAASVLRGLLESTPRPDLSCFRGIDVPTLVIGHPRDPLHSFEDAKRLVEALPNGRLLVAKSMLELRLNPCRLWPEIESFYDSCLPQFSDTSAG; encoded by the coding sequence ATGCCGTTTTTTCACCACCGAGGAGTCAAGATCCACTATCACGAGAGCGGATCGGGCCCTACGGTCGTATATCTACACGGCCTGTTACACAGAAACTGGATGCAAAACCGCCTTTTCGATTTGGCTTCTAAACGTTTTAGGGCGGTAGCTATGGAATTCAGTGGGCATGGAGAGTCAGACGCTCCCAAAGATCCATCCCACTACTCACTGCTGGAGTTTGCCAGCGAGGTGGATGCGTTGTTACGCCATGTTGAGGTGGAGTCCGCAGTAGTTCATGGAACATCCCTAGGGGCCAATGTGGTACTCGAGATGCTCGTTTCTTATCCAACAAGGCTTGCAGGGGCAGTAGTGGAGATGCCGGTGCTCGCTGGCGGCTACCCCTTCGCAAGAGTCATTTTTGCTCCATTGGCAATGGCGCTAAATGCCACAGCCCCCCTGGTCTCAGCGGTGGCATCGGCATTATCGAGGATTCCTCGTTCTAACCCTAATCTCGGTGTCTTCTTGGATATCGTACCTAAAGACCCTCGGCAAGCCGCCTCGGTCCTAAGAGGGCTTCTTGAATCAACGCCTAGGCCTGACTTGTCCTGTTTCAGAGGGATCGACGTTCCGACTCTGGTAATCGGTCATCCCCGTGATCCTCTTCACTCCTTCGAAGACGCAAAGAGACTCGTTGAGGCGCTACCGAATGGGCGCCTCCTGGTAGCGAAGTCTATGTTGGAGCTGCGACTCAATCCGTGCAGACTGTGGCCGGAGATAGAATCCTTTTACGACTCGTGCCTGCCTCAGTTCTCTGATACAAGTGCCGGCTGA
- a CDS encoding NAD-dependent malic enzyme, with the protein MTVEKPNASFSVTIKISVPNAPGSLGKVASVIGEQGGDIVAIDVVDSHSDYATDEITVNTVDDSHAQRIRKALEELGDGFHVHSVSDRTFRLHQGGKIEVRCKSPIKSRDDLSMAYTPGVARVSKAIADDHLLARDYTIKKNTVAVVTDGTAVLGLGNIGPLAALPVMEGKAALFKEFAGVDAFPICLDTTDVDEIVETTIRIAPVFGGINLEDISAPRCFEIEDMLKQALDIPVFHDDQHGTAVVVLAALRNALSIVEKSMSEISVTIAGAGAAGVAITQILTSAGVPDIVVCDRGGILHPDRDDLNEVKRDLADRTNPRRISGSLSDAMKGADVFIGVSGPNLVSREDVESMAKDPIVFALANPDPEIRPEAIYDVAAVIATGRSDYPNQINNVLCFPGVFRGALDAGATEINEEMKLAAADAIAACVHSHERTPDYIVPSVFNKQVVPVVAKAVFAAAHETRVATR; encoded by the coding sequence GTGACCGTTGAAAAGCCGAATGCAAGTTTTAGCGTAACGATAAAAATTTCGGTCCCTAACGCGCCCGGTTCCTTGGGAAAGGTAGCGAGCGTTATCGGAGAACAAGGCGGCGACATCGTCGCGATCGATGTCGTAGACTCCCACTCCGATTACGCGACAGACGAAATCACTGTCAACACGGTCGATGACTCTCACGCTCAACGCATCAGAAAGGCGTTGGAGGAATTGGGCGATGGTTTCCACGTCCACTCTGTCTCCGACCGGACTTTCCGGCTGCACCAAGGCGGAAAAATCGAGGTTCGCTGCAAATCGCCTATAAAAAGCCGGGACGACCTGTCGATGGCCTACACCCCGGGTGTCGCACGTGTTTCGAAAGCTATCGCCGACGACCACCTGCTCGCTCGTGACTACACCATAAAAAAGAACACCGTGGCTGTGGTGACAGACGGAACTGCCGTTCTGGGTCTAGGTAACATAGGTCCTCTTGCAGCTCTACCAGTTATGGAAGGAAAAGCAGCGCTGTTCAAGGAGTTCGCCGGCGTCGACGCCTTTCCCATTTGTTTGGACACAACCGATGTCGACGAGATCGTCGAGACTACGATCCGAATAGCCCCAGTGTTCGGAGGGATCAATTTAGAAGACATCTCAGCACCGCGCTGCTTCGAGATTGAGGACATGTTAAAGCAAGCCCTCGACATACCGGTGTTCCACGACGACCAGCACGGAACAGCTGTGGTCGTGCTTGCTGCACTCCGAAATGCCCTCTCGATTGTCGAGAAGTCCATGAGCGAGATTTCAGTCACCATCGCAGGTGCAGGCGCTGCAGGAGTAGCCATAACCCAGATCCTCACCTCAGCGGGAGTCCCCGACATCGTCGTATGCGATCGGGGAGGCATTTTGCATCCAGACAGAGACGACCTCAACGAGGTCAAGCGAGATTTGGCCGATAGAACAAATCCAAGGAGGATATCCGGATCCCTTTCGGATGCTATGAAGGGAGCCGATGTTTTCATCGGTGTATCGGGCCCCAATTTGGTGAGCCGGGAAGACGTCGAGTCGATGGCAAAAGACCCGATCGTCTTTGCTTTGGCAAACCCCGATCCTGAGATCAGACCGGAAGCGATCTACGATGTCGCCGCAGTTATAGCCACAGGACGAAGCGATTACCCTAATCAGATCAACAACGTACTGTGCTTTCCAGGTGTGTTCAGAGGAGCTTTGGATGCAGGTGCCACTGAGATCAACGAAGAGATGAAGCTCGCAGCAGCAGATGCGATAGCAGCATGCGTTCATAGTCACGAAAGAACGCCTGATTACATAGTTCCCTCGGTTTTCAACAAACAAGTTGTGCCGGTCGTCGCCAAGGCGGTTTTTGCCGCCGCGCACGAAACGCGAGTGGCCACCCGGTAA
- a CDS encoding DUF4395 domain-containing protein produces the protein MRIHECRRIPRGETGMSSMIDSRIPRFNQAVLAAVVFVSFLIGFFWTVPLWAIFLLGGVIAGPRGNPVQALVRYLVLPRLGPPSSVEDARPPRFAASLGFLFLSLSTASYLAGLHTVAWALALLVGGLAAVAALFGLCIGCELYVWIMKSKGRFLQPKSGELI, from the coding sequence ATGCGTATTCACGAATGCCGCAGAATTCCTCGAGGAGAGACTGGCATGTCCTCAATGATCGACTCTAGAATCCCCCGATTCAATCAAGCCGTTCTAGCAGCGGTCGTTTTTGTCTCGTTTCTGATTGGGTTTTTCTGGACAGTCCCATTGTGGGCGATTTTTTTGCTGGGGGGAGTTATTGCGGGCCCCAGAGGCAATCCAGTGCAGGCGCTGGTTCGCTATCTCGTTCTCCCCCGGCTCGGACCGCCATCGTCGGTCGAGGATGCTCGTCCTCCACGCTTTGCTGCATCACTGGGATTTTTGTTTCTCTCGCTATCCACCGCTTCGTACCTAGCGGGACTGCACACTGTTGCATGGGCTTTAGCACTTCTCGTTGGGGGTCTCGCAGCTGTCGCTGCACTCTTCGGCTTGTGCATTGGATGTGAGCTTTACGTATGGATCATGAAGTCGAAGGGTAGATTTTTACAGCCCAAAAGCGGCGAGCTCATATGA
- a CDS encoding oxidoreductase, translated as MENKEKALTVGVFPTCVSTVACPALVRSTLSLLSAAGLEADSVALYSCCGQPAYSAGRVREARRVAKGALAALWAWSGPIVTPSGSCAAMIRKVWPKLFRKEPYKQRAIAVAGRVFELTEFLEPLKIPFLKVAPTPMTVTYHDSCHGLRELGLGRQARALLSRAGYQVVECDSKEMCCGFGGVFSQMLPEVAIRIGLDKAESLMRAAPLASGGDAPCLLHLSASLRSFSGSESETARDERQALDITSLRTQGSEMSFRHIAELLAERLDVDSVPAVRQVK; from the coding sequence GTGGAGAACAAAGAAAAAGCTTTGACAGTTGGCGTATTCCCAACTTGCGTTTCTACTGTTGCATGTCCTGCCCTAGTGAGATCAACTCTGTCTTTGCTTAGTGCAGCTGGCTTAGAAGCCGATAGCGTAGCTTTGTACTCTTGCTGTGGCCAACCCGCTTACTCGGCCGGTCGAGTCAGAGAAGCACGCCGAGTTGCCAAAGGGGCCCTAGCGGCGCTTTGGGCTTGGAGCGGTCCTATCGTGACGCCGTCAGGATCGTGCGCCGCGATGATTCGCAAGGTATGGCCTAAGCTGTTCCGGAAAGAACCCTATAAACAACGGGCTATCGCCGTTGCAGGGAGAGTCTTTGAACTAACCGAGTTTTTGGAGCCTCTAAAGATCCCCTTTTTGAAGGTTGCACCTACGCCGATGACGGTTACTTACCACGATTCTTGCCACGGCCTGCGAGAGTTAGGCTTAGGACGGCAGGCGCGCGCTCTTCTTAGTAGAGCCGGATACCAAGTCGTAGAGTGCGACAGCAAAGAGATGTGCTGTGGATTCGGTGGGGTCTTCAGTCAGATGCTCCCCGAAGTCGCCATTCGAATCGGCTTAGACAAAGCAGAGTCCTTGATGAGAGCAGCTCCTCTAGCTTCTGGGGGAGACGCGCCCTGCCTTTTGCATCTCTCTGCATCTCTTAGATCTTTTTCGGGTTCAGAAAGCGAAACCGCCCGAGACGAGAGACAAGCGCTCGATATCACCTCGCTCCGAACACAAGGATCTGAAATGTCATTTAGGCACATAGCGGAGCTACTAGCTGAACGCCTAGACGTAGATAGTGTGCCAGCGGTCAGGCAGGTGAAATAA